One genomic window of Arachis stenosperma cultivar V10309 chromosome 10, arast.V10309.gnm1.PFL2, whole genome shotgun sequence includes the following:
- the LOC130956770 gene encoding zinc finger BED domain-containing protein RICESLEEPER 2-like — MDESVTPSNPLANSIFLNEKEINRSVPTIPTTDTGITPTQTTTITNQTVTGQNGARYSQEKMRQIIATAIMVHEHPFSIVEDEVWMWGFQYANSEFHKIFNKTARSDCLAIYEAEKKQLKALLQGVRKISLTTDMWRSSHQIVEYMVITCHFIDAGWNLQKRVLIFVQVPALRRGIDVADAIFKCLKTWEIENKVFSVSVDNASYNDSCLRALKDTISDNNSLHVGGSLFHVRCCAHILNLLVQDRLSKIKGIVHKVRESVKYVNFNDSRYKTFVNIAKNKRLKEKKLIIDCPTRWNSTYNMLSVALKFKSVFPVYKEREPHYNYEPSSEDWRKVEKICKFLKVFNLASHVIFGSEYPTANLYLSEVCRVK; from the exons ATGGATGAATCTGTAACTCCAAGTAATCCATTGgccaattctatttttttaaatgaaaaagaaattaatcgGTCAGTACCAACAATACCAACAACAGATACTGGCATTACACCAACACAGACAACAACTATTACAAATCAAACAGTCACTGGTCAAAATG GTGCAAGATATTCTCAAGAGAAGATGAGACAAATAATTGCTACAGCAATTATGGTTCATGAGCACCCTTTCAGCATTGTTGAGGATGAAGTTTGGATGTGGGGCTTCCAATACGCCAATTCTgaatttcataaaatttttaacaaaactGCTCGAAGTGATTGCTTGGCAATATATGAGGCTGAAAAGAAACAATTGAAGGCTTTGTTACAAGGTGTTAGGAAGATAAGTTTGACAACTGACATGTGGAGATCAAGCCATCAAATTGTTGAATATATGGTTATCACATGTCACTTTATTGATGCAGGATGGAATCTTCAAAAAAGGGTTTTGATTTTTGTTCAGGTACCTGCTCTTAGACGTGGCATTGATGTTGCGGATGCTATTTTCAAGTGTTTAAAGACTTGGGAAATTGAAAACAAAGTCTTTTCCGTATCTGTTGACAATGCTTCCTACAATGATTCATGTCTAAGGGCTCTAAAGGATACTATTTCAGATAACAACTCATTACATGTTGGTGGTAGTTTGTTTCATGTTAGATGCTGTGCACACATTCTGAATTTGTTGGTACAAGATAGGCTAAGTAAAATTAAAGGTATTGTTCATAAAGTTCGTGAGAGTGTCAAGTATGTCAATTTTAATGATTCAAGATATAAAACATTTGTTAATATTGCTAAAAACAAGCGTTTGAAGGAGAAAAAACTCATCATTGATTGTCCCACAAGATGGAATTCTACTTACAACATGTTATCTGTGGCTTTGAAGTTTAAATCTGTGTTTCCTGTGTATAAGGAAAGAGAACCCCACTACAATTACGAACCATCATCAGAAGATTGGAGGAAAGTTGAGAagatttgtaaatttttaaaagtttttaatcTTGCTTCTCATGTCATTTTTGGTAGTGAGTATCCTACTGCAAATTTGTACCTTTCTGAAGTTTGTAGAgtgaaataa